The genomic interval GTACCAGGCGTGCAGCGGCGCGGCGATCCCCGCGAGCGTGGCCCGCAGCGCGTCGAGCCGGTCGGCCCGCACGGTGAGGCCGAGGCGGTTGGTGTACGTGGCGGTGTCGAAGGCGGTCAGGGCCGCGCCGAAGTCGCCGGCGAGCCCCGGGCGCATCGCGAGCGCGTCCGCGTTCCGCACGAGCAGGGAGAGCAGCCCGCCGGGGGCCAGCATCCGGGCGAGCCCGGCCAGCATCGGGTCCGGCTCCTCGACGTACATCAGGACGCCGTGGCACAGCACCACGTCGAAGCTGCCGGGCAGGAAGTGCACGCCGGTGTCCCGGCCGTCGCCCTCGATGAGCCTGACCCGCTCCCGGATGCCCTCGGGCTCGGTCGCCAGGGACTCACGGGCCGCCGTCAGCATCGCGGCGTCCGACTCCAGGCCGGTCACCGAGTGACCGGCCCGCGCCAGGCGCAGGGCCTGGGTGCCCTGGCCCATGCCGACGTCGAGGACGCGCAGCCGCTGCCCCACCGGGAACCGCCCGGCTATCTGCTCGTCCAGCTGCCGCGCGACGAGCTCCTGGCGGACCCGGTTGCGTACGCCGCCGAGACCTGCCAGCCACGCCGAGGAGACCCCGGTGAAGCCGGAGGCCTCCGTGCTCAGGGCCGCTCTCCGCGCTTGACCTGCGGCTTCGGAAGCCGCAGTCGGCGCATCTGGAGCGTGCGCATCAGGCCGTACGCCACGGCTCCGCGCTTCGGCGTGTCCGGGAAGCGCTCGCGCAGCTGCTTCTTCAGACGCATCGAGATACCGATCGAGTCGATCACGATCAGGATGATCACGCCGAGCCAGAGCAGCAACGAGATGCTCTGGATGTTCTGCACCTGGATCACGCTGAGGATCAGGATGATCACGGCGAGCGGCAGGAACCACTCGGCGATGCAGAAGCGCGAGTCCACGTAATCGCGGACGAAGCGCCTGACCG from Streptomyces sp. CA-278952 carries:
- a CDS encoding class I SAM-dependent methyltransferase; translated protein: MDEQIAGRFPVGQRLRVLDVGMGQGTQALRLARAGHSVTGLESDAAMLTAARESLATEPEGIRERVRLIEGDGRDTGVHFLPGSFDVVLCHGVLMYVEEPDPMLAGLARMLAPGGLLSLLVRNADALAMRPGLAGDFGAALTAFDTATYTNRLGLTVRADRLDALRATLAGIAAPLHAWYGVRVFTDNVADGTELPAEELERALSLEDRAGRTDPYRGVAALLHLCGVRG
- a CDS encoding DUF3043 domain-containing protein, producing the protein MFRSRAKTEKAPTDKVTADLSQQPRDPQAPKGRPTPKRSEAQTQRRRAASSAPTDRKAAMKRQREARRTDLARQREALASGDERYLPVRDKGPVRRFVRDYVDSRFCIAEWFLPLAVIILILSVIQVQNIQSISLLLWLGVIILIVIDSIGISMRLKKQLRERFPDTPKRGAVAYGLMRTLQMRRLRLPKPQVKRGERP